One part of the Bdellovibrio sp. KM01 genome encodes these proteins:
- a CDS encoding ABC transporter permease, whose protein sequence is MEFFFVIFALALATLRLATPLIFASMGGMMSERSGVVNVALESFMLVGAFAGSVVAVYSSSAWLGWGAALVAGLIIGALYALFVIELGADQIVTGMAFNLLVMGVIPFATKILFNSTGSTPPLPAEFRFAYEPLIFAFVLVALLTFWLKKSRSGLWLLFAGENPEALLAAGISVRKVRWAAVSLSGAFAAWGGASLSLFLASSYSPMMSGGRGFMALAALIFGKWKPLPAFFACLLFAFADAVQIRLQGVQIGGVTIPVQFIQILPYIVTIIALAGFIGASRPPKALGREL, encoded by the coding sequence ATGGAATTCTTTTTCGTAATCTTCGCTTTGGCTCTTGCGACTTTGCGTTTGGCGACTCCGTTAATTTTCGCCTCCATGGGCGGTATGATGAGCGAACGCTCGGGTGTCGTGAATGTGGCCCTTGAAAGCTTTATGCTGGTGGGCGCTTTCGCGGGATCTGTAGTCGCAGTTTATTCTTCGTCGGCGTGGCTTGGCTGGGGTGCCGCTTTAGTTGCAGGTCTGATCATTGGGGCACTTTACGCATTGTTTGTTATTGAATTGGGTGCCGATCAAATCGTAACCGGCATGGCATTTAATCTTTTGGTGATGGGAGTGATTCCTTTTGCTACAAAGATTCTGTTTAACTCCACAGGCTCCACTCCTCCATTGCCAGCAGAATTCCGCTTTGCTTATGAACCATTGATTTTCGCATTCGTGTTGGTGGCCTTGCTGACTTTCTGGCTTAAAAAATCCCGCTCGGGTTTGTGGCTGTTGTTTGCAGGTGAAAATCCAGAGGCTTTGCTAGCTGCGGGCATCAGCGTTCGCAAAGTCCGCTGGGCTGCGGTTTCTTTAAGTGGTGCTTTTGCAGCTTGGGGTGGAGCAAGTCTTTCCTTGTTCCTGGCTTCTTCTTATTCTCCGATGATGTCTGGTGGTCGCGGCTTTATGGCGTTGGCTGCTTTGATTTTTGGTAAATGGAAACCGTTGCCAGCATTCTTTGCCTGCTTGTTGTTTGCCTTTGCAGATGCGGTTCAAATCCGCTTGCAGGGTGTGCAAATCGGCGGCGTGACTATCCCCGTTCAATTTATTCAAATTTTACCATACATCGTTACGATCATTGCCTTGGCGGGATTCATCGGCGCCAGCCGTCCTCCTAAAGCCTTAGGCCGCGAATTGTAA
- a CDS encoding ABC transporter permease codes for MRRLLGFAIGLVAALSLTFLAGENPLNIFMILLRSAFGSTYDLGMTLSYATPMIFCGLSVAIGFHAGMFNIGAEGQLTMAAVTAAAIGVFFPNVPFPLAPLVAFLGALAVGAFWGWIVGLLKALRGSHEVIITIMMNFIAAGLASWFALKVIPNPNSQNPETAMVSANYMFKDYDLIARFFPDTPVNASLVFAIILAVLMWIFLWKTTWGFELRAVGSNPEAAQRSGISAKRIQIIAMALAGACAGCVALSEVIGSAGQYRVGFSPDYGFIGIAVALLAANNPLGIIAAGFLMGALHKGASDLDLETSTITRDFSRIIQAFIILGVAASAYWEYRVRRKRKKD; via the coding sequence TTGAGACGCTTGCTAGGTTTCGCCATTGGTTTGGTCGCGGCCCTTTCACTGACATTCTTGGCGGGTGAAAATCCGCTGAATATTTTTATGATTCTTTTAAGGAGCGCCTTTGGTTCAACTTATGACCTAGGCATGACTCTATCTTACGCAACTCCGATGATCTTTTGCGGTTTATCCGTGGCGATTGGTTTTCATGCAGGCATGTTTAATATCGGGGCTGAAGGTCAGCTGACGATGGCCGCCGTCACAGCCGCTGCCATTGGTGTGTTCTTTCCGAATGTTCCTTTCCCCTTGGCTCCCCTTGTCGCTTTCTTGGGGGCCTTGGCTGTCGGAGCTTTCTGGGGTTGGATTGTAGGTTTGTTGAAGGCTTTGCGTGGAAGCCATGAAGTTATCATCACGATCATGATGAACTTTATCGCAGCTGGCCTTGCCAGCTGGTTTGCTCTTAAAGTTATTCCAAATCCGAATTCACAAAATCCTGAAACGGCGATGGTGTCTGCGAACTATATGTTTAAAGACTATGATTTGATTGCTCGCTTCTTCCCTGACACTCCTGTGAATGCTTCCTTGGTGTTTGCGATTATTCTTGCGGTTTTGATGTGGATATTCCTTTGGAAAACCACATGGGGCTTCGAGTTGCGGGCGGTGGGTTCGAATCCCGAAGCGGCTCAACGTTCTGGTATTTCTGCCAAACGTATTCAAATTATTGCGATGGCTTTGGCTGGCGCTTGCGCGGGGTGCGTGGCTTTGTCTGAAGTCATCGGCAGTGCGGGTCAATACCGCGTGGGCTTCTCTCCCGACTATGGTTTCATCGGTATCGCCGTGGCATTACTGGCGGCAAACAATCCTTTGGGAATTATCGCTGCTGGTTTCTTGATGGGCGCTCTTCACAAAGGTGCTTCGGATTTAGATTTGGAAACCTCAACTATCACTCGTGACTTCTCTCGTATCATTCAGGCGTTTATCATTCTTGGTGTGGCTGCGAGTGCTTACTGGGAATATCGCGTTCGTCGCAAAAGGAAGAAAGACTGA
- a CDS encoding ABC transporter ATP-binding protein encodes MNQVPAVEFRRISKIFGDCVANEDISFKVTAGTIHGIVGENGAGKSTAMKILFGLYTPSGGEFLVHGTTQEFTSSIDAMKAKIGMVHQHFMLAEPLTALDNILLQQDGGPFSLLPRAEQIKHLNEVAKRYGFEVDLHAKVEDLSVGAQQRVEILKILSQNSEILILDEPTAVLTPQEVQDFFKNLRQLKAEGKTILIITHKLKEVMALTDEVTVFRAGKVIGCRKTSETSIPELAEMMVGRRLQNPHERNTTIDPKPVIEIQNLSATLGNHSIENLNLTVHTREVVGIAGVEGNGQDILIRALLDKHTFSKKHLSGKIVTHGQVGSFPEDRLRFGVLPTRPAYENYLLGQHRSAKFARGIFLKMNDVIQATRKAMEQYDVRPRNENLTFASFSGGNQQKLVVARALLQQPQAVIAAQPTRGVDIGAIEFIHNEIRAARDAGAGVLLISSELDELMALSDRILVLYKGHFVAEFTRQEFDEIKIGAAMGGGH; translated from the coding sequence ATGAACCAAGTCCCTGCTGTTGAATTCCGACGTATCTCGAAAATTTTCGGTGATTGCGTCGCCAATGAAGATATCTCTTTCAAAGTCACAGCAGGCACGATCCACGGGATCGTAGGCGAAAACGGCGCCGGCAAATCCACCGCCATGAAAATCCTTTTCGGACTTTACACGCCATCTGGCGGAGAGTTCCTGGTTCATGGCACCACTCAAGAATTCACTTCCTCGATCGATGCCATGAAAGCCAAAATCGGAATGGTGCACCAGCACTTTATGTTAGCTGAACCACTGACGGCTTTGGACAATATCCTTCTTCAGCAAGATGGTGGTCCGTTTTCTCTTCTTCCCCGTGCAGAACAAATCAAACATTTGAACGAAGTGGCGAAACGCTATGGGTTCGAAGTGGATTTACATGCAAAAGTCGAAGATCTTTCTGTCGGCGCTCAACAACGTGTCGAGATTCTAAAAATCCTTTCACAAAATTCTGAAATCTTGATTTTGGATGAACCGACAGCGGTTTTAACTCCGCAAGAAGTTCAAGACTTCTTTAAAAATCTTCGTCAGTTAAAAGCCGAAGGTAAAACAATCCTTATCATCACTCATAAGCTGAAAGAAGTGATGGCCTTGACCGATGAAGTAACTGTGTTTCGTGCAGGTAAGGTTATTGGCTGCCGTAAAACTTCTGAAACATCCATTCCCGAGCTCGCGGAGATGATGGTCGGTCGACGCCTGCAAAACCCTCACGAGCGCAATACGACGATCGATCCAAAACCTGTGATTGAGATTCAGAATCTTTCTGCGACTTTGGGAAATCATTCCATTGAAAACCTGAATTTGACTGTGCACACACGCGAAGTCGTGGGTATCGCGGGAGTGGAAGGCAACGGCCAGGATATTTTGATTCGTGCCTTGCTGGACAAGCACACTTTCTCCAAAAAGCACTTATCCGGGAAAATCGTAACTCACGGGCAAGTGGGGTCCTTTCCCGAAGACCGTTTACGTTTTGGGGTTTTGCCAACTCGCCCGGCTTATGAAAACTATCTTTTGGGTCAACATCGCTCAGCAAAGTTTGCGCGCGGTATTTTCCTGAAAATGAATGACGTCATCCAGGCCACGCGCAAAGCAATGGAACAATATGATGTTCGCCCTCGCAACGAAAACCTGACGTTTGCAAGTTTCTCGGGCGGTAACCAGCAAAAGCTGGTTGTGGCCAGGGCTTTGTTACAACAACCACAAGCTGTTATAGCTGCCCAACCGACTCGCGGCGTGGATATTGGCGCGATTGAATTTATTCACAATGAAATTCGTGCTGCCCGTGATGCGGGTGCGGGTGTTTTACTGATTTCTTCCGAGTTGGATGAATTGATGGCTTTGTCTGATCGTATTTTAGTTCTTTATAAAGGTCACTTTGTCGCTGAATTCACTCGTCAGGAATTTGATGAGATCAAAATTGGTGCGGCGATGGGAGGTGGCCATTGA
- a CDS encoding BMP family protein, translating to MTKKFFVTLFLLSISTTTFANIKVGLVLDKGGKDDKSFNSAAYAGATKAEKDLQIELKYVEATDTNAIENLHRNFARKNYDLVIGVGFAQTDAVKKVAAQFPKVKFAIVDGEVTAANVRSLMFEEHEGSFLVGALAAMASKTHSVGFVGGMDIPLIRRFAMGYDAGAKYVDPKIKISENYVGVTGEAWNNPAKSKELALAQYGKGVDVIFVAAGASNSGVFDAAEEKKKFAIGVDSNQNWMKPGTILTSMLKAVDVAVYETIKETKDGKFKAEVARFGLKNNGVDYTLDKYNEKLITPEMKKKVDEIKKKIIAGQIQVPDYYKKK from the coding sequence ATGACAAAAAAGTTTTTCGTTACACTGTTTCTTCTGTCAATCAGCACCACAACTTTCGCAAATATTAAAGTCGGTCTTGTCCTTGATAAAGGTGGTAAGGACGACAAATCTTTCAACTCTGCAGCCTACGCTGGCGCGACAAAAGCAGAAAAAGACCTACAAATCGAATTGAAATACGTTGAAGCAACTGACACGAATGCGATTGAAAATTTGCATCGTAATTTTGCTCGTAAAAACTATGACTTGGTTATCGGTGTTGGCTTTGCACAAACTGATGCCGTTAAAAAAGTTGCAGCTCAATTTCCAAAAGTAAAGTTCGCTATCGTTGATGGTGAAGTGACCGCAGCGAACGTTCGCTCTTTGATGTTTGAAGAGCACGAAGGTTCTTTTCTGGTTGGTGCTTTAGCAGCGATGGCTTCCAAAACTCACTCCGTTGGTTTCGTGGGTGGCATGGACATCCCTTTGATCCGCAGATTCGCAATGGGTTACGATGCTGGCGCAAAATACGTTGATCCAAAAATCAAGATTTCTGAAAACTATGTGGGCGTCACGGGTGAGGCTTGGAACAATCCAGCCAAATCCAAAGAATTGGCCCTTGCTCAGTACGGCAAAGGTGTGGACGTTATTTTCGTTGCGGCTGGTGCTTCGAACTCTGGTGTGTTTGACGCTGCTGAGGAGAAAAAGAAATTCGCTATCGGTGTTGATTCGAATCAAAACTGGATGAAACCTGGCACAATCCTAACTTCCATGCTGAAGGCAGTTGATGTAGCTGTATACGAAACCATCAAAGAAACGAAAGATGGTAAATTCAAAGCTGAGGTTGCTCGCTTTGGATTGAAAAATAACGGTGTGGACTACACGCTGGATAAATATAACGAAAAGTTGATCACCCCGGAAATGAAGAAAAAGGTCGACGAGATTAAAAAGAAAATCATCGCAGGCCAGATTCAAGTTCCGGATTACTATAAGAAGAAGTAA
- a CDS encoding Crp/Fnr family transcriptional regulator encodes MESQTILNGGVNSLGFMGQQNINIQTTSNVPYEVIHLKEEEMIFKEGDTPKGLYYVQSGCVKVVVNRSHARGRTTTNEYVTKLVSPGEYFGYKALVKGATAQCHAKAVKSTVLWLYPRELIQVAMAQASPMVKLLLNQSVNDLEAFENTSQLHYLASVQERIAYQLVILADRFGTQTPNGISLNLKLTRNEFAQLASTINESLSRHLTEFKNEGLIDLNGKEIIIKNRDGLMRRSGNF; translated from the coding sequence ATGGAATCGCAAACGATACTCAACGGCGGAGTTAACTCCCTAGGTTTTATGGGCCAACAAAACATCAACATCCAAACAACTTCGAATGTGCCATACGAAGTTATTCACCTTAAAGAAGAAGAGATGATCTTCAAGGAAGGCGATACTCCAAAAGGATTGTATTATGTGCAATCAGGATGTGTGAAAGTTGTCGTAAATCGTTCTCACGCAAGAGGCCGTACGACGACAAATGAATATGTCACAAAGCTTGTATCTCCAGGGGAATACTTTGGCTACAAGGCATTGGTAAAAGGTGCCACAGCACAATGTCACGCTAAAGCAGTCAAATCGACTGTCTTGTGGTTGTACCCTCGCGAGTTGATCCAAGTTGCTATGGCACAGGCTTCACCGATGGTTAAATTACTTTTGAATCAGTCAGTAAATGATTTGGAAGCATTCGAAAACACAAGCCAATTGCATTATTTGGCTTCTGTTCAAGAGCGTATTGCTTACCAGTTGGTGATTTTGGCAGACCGCTTCGGTACGCAAACTCCAAATGGAATCTCTTTGAATCTAAAACTAACTCGTAATGAGTTCGCTCAGCTGGCAAGCACGATCAATGAATCGCTGTCTCGTCATCTGACTGAGTTCAAAAACGAAGGTTTGATCGACTTAAATGGGAAAGAAATCATCATCAAAAATCGTGACGGTTTGATGAGACGTTCCGGTAACTTCTAG
- the tsaA gene encoding tRNA (N6-threonylcarbamoyladenosine(37)-N6)-methyltransferase TrmO: MEPIGFIESCFKDKFGTPRQPGLVKSAWAKLKIRADLQPEEALQGLEGFSHVWLVWVFHQNKVARYHAKVHPPRMGGKSIGLFATRTPHRPNPIGLSLVELIKVEKDGIIVSGADLVDGTPILDIKPYLPEIESIPNAKTGWTSEVVKDPIQVEFTEHASKILAQWQQRNPDKKLQEVIEDTLKLDPRPVVYRGYEGAGEAPYRNKHAVRLFDGDVHFEFESATLVRVLDILFTHN; this comes from the coding sequence ATGGAACCAATTGGATTTATTGAGAGTTGCTTTAAGGATAAATTTGGCACCCCGCGCCAGCCTGGGTTGGTGAAAAGCGCGTGGGCTAAATTGAAAATCCGCGCTGATCTTCAGCCTGAAGAAGCACTTCAGGGGCTGGAAGGCTTCAGTCACGTGTGGTTGGTGTGGGTCTTCCATCAAAACAAAGTCGCTCGTTATCACGCCAAGGTTCATCCTCCACGCATGGGGGGAAAGAGTATCGGATTGTTTGCGACTCGCACCCCTCATCGTCCCAATCCCATCGGTTTGTCATTAGTGGAGCTGATAAAAGTTGAAAAAGATGGCATCATCGTTTCCGGCGCCGATTTGGTGGATGGAACGCCGATTCTGGATATCAAACCTTATCTTCCTGAAATTGAATCTATCCCGAATGCCAAGACAGGGTGGACTTCCGAAGTTGTCAAAGATCCTATCCAGGTGGAGTTCACTGAACACGCGTCAAAAATTCTCGCTCAATGGCAGCAACGAAATCCTGACAAAAAACTGCAAGAAGTGATTGAGGATACATTGAAGTTGGATCCGCGCCCTGTCGTTTATCGTGGTTACGAGGGTGCTGGCGAAGCTCCCTATCGAAATAAACATGCTGTTCGACTGTTTGATGGTGATGTGCACTTTGAATTTGAGAGTGCAACTCTGGTCAGAGTTCTCGATATTCTTTTTACGCATAATTAG
- a CDS encoding isopenicillin N synthase family oxygenase, whose translation MRTIETSSHAENSTLRKVPTLSLASYTKGSGSEKARFIDQLFTGLKEYGFIILKDHDVKAADLHKAYDLLEKFYALPEDVKKSYISPTAGFQRGYTPFGKEHAKDSPVMDLKEFWHVGRELVVASELKSIYPDNIWPTDVIPEFKDHFLKLFSALEEAGDVMLEALTMPLEVDKDFFARMTKDGNSILRLLHYPPIPEGVDPRCVRAAAHEDINFITILPAATASGLQLQDRDGTWLDIESEPDTLIVDVGDMLARLTNDVLPSTTHRVINPQDGTNSHRYSMPFFMHPHPTAMLSCLPSCKGTGAKYADITGQDFLMQRLREIGLIK comes from the coding sequence ATGAGAACGATCGAAACTAGCTCTCACGCAGAGAACAGCACTCTTCGCAAAGTTCCAACTTTAAGCCTGGCAAGTTACACTAAAGGCTCTGGATCTGAAAAAGCCCGCTTCATCGATCAACTTTTCACTGGCCTTAAAGAATACGGTTTCATCATCCTGAAAGATCACGACGTTAAAGCTGCGGACCTTCACAAAGCATATGACCTTCTTGAGAAATTCTATGCTCTTCCCGAAGACGTAAAAAAATCCTATATCTCTCCTACTGCTGGTTTCCAACGTGGTTACACTCCATTCGGTAAGGAACACGCGAAAGACTCTCCAGTAATGGATTTGAAAGAGTTCTGGCACGTGGGCCGCGAACTTGTGGTCGCGAGTGAGTTGAAATCTATCTATCCAGACAACATCTGGCCAACGGATGTTATCCCTGAATTTAAAGATCATTTCTTGAAATTATTTTCGGCTCTTGAAGAAGCGGGCGACGTGATGCTTGAAGCTTTGACGATGCCATTGGAAGTCGACAAAGATTTCTTTGCGCGCATGACGAAAGATGGAAATTCAATTCTTCGTTTGTTGCATTATCCACCAATTCCAGAGGGTGTGGATCCTCGTTGTGTGCGAGCGGCCGCTCACGAAGATATTAATTTTATCACGATTCTTCCAGCAGCAACCGCTTCAGGTCTTCAATTGCAAGACCGCGATGGCACGTGGTTGGATATCGAATCTGAACCAGATACGTTGATCGTTGACGTGGGTGATATGTTGGCTCGTCTGACAAATGATGTTTTGCCTTCGACTACTCACCGTGTGATCAATCCTCAAGATGGAACGAACTCGCACCGCTATTCAATGCCGTTCTTTATGCATCCACATCCAACTGCAATGTTAAGCTGTTTGCCATCCTGCAAAGGAACTGGGGCAAAGTACGCGGATATCACAGGACAGGATTTCTTGATGCAACGTTTGCGTGAAATCGGTCTTATCAAATAG
- a CDS encoding valine--tRNA ligase yields the protein MSEQLSDRYNPADVENRTYQWWENSGFFKAQDKSTKPPFSIILPPPNVTGFLHMGHALDHTIQDILIRWKRMSGYNTMWLPGTDHAGIATQSVVERELKKEGGKSRHELGREAFVEKVWDWKHQYGNRIYSQMRRLGDSCDWDRAVFTLDEGVSKAVRKVFVTLHQKGLIYRGQRLVNWSGPLETAISDLEVEHKQVKGALYHINYPLEDGSGFLTVATTRPETMLGDTALCVHPEDERYKALVGKTVIVPLINRKIKIIADTYVDKAFGSGVVKITPAHDFNDYKIGKTHHLEFINLLTKKAEMNENAGPYAGMKVADARKKVVEDLKEQNLLVKEEPHVHSVGHCSRSGAVVEPFLSEQWFVKMEQLATPAKRVVESGTIRFEPESWTKVYLHWLNNIEDWCISRQLWWGHRIPVWYCNSCNHQTVSETDVTACEKCGKHDLHQDDDVLDTWFSSALWPFSTMGWPNETETLKTFYPTSYLVTGHDIIFFWVARMIMMGLEFKRDVPFRTVYIHGLVRDSQGRKMSKSLGNSIDPVEMIDKHGADALRFTFSAHLFSGKDFKFSEQRLEGYRNFMNKIWNAARFALSNLSDFKAPAEGVKALPNKAHISVFDKWIITKLAEVTKEVEEAMDQERFSDASIALYQFIWNQFCDWYIEFTKPIMNGNNAEEKAATQLVIAQVLNRIMRLIHPFTPFISEEIYQKLPIRGEACIVDQYPTTSNDKEFLALASNESAFEIDIVKEVITAMRNIRGENRISPAIKLNVRLGVANDQVKQILENNRTALMTMGRLEKMEIGAEGNLMKCAVAPVAVKDANVKVIIPLEGLVDFDEEIKRINKAIEKFNKDIQILTGKLSNEKFVANADEDVIAADRALLAQSKVQLESLKDALTRFQ from the coding sequence ATGTCAGAACAATTATCAGATCGCTACAATCCCGCAGATGTAGAAAATAGAACTTATCAATGGTGGGAAAATTCCGGCTTTTTTAAAGCACAGGACAAATCTACGAAACCACCGTTCTCCATCATCTTGCCTCCACCAAACGTCACCGGCTTCTTGCACATGGGCCATGCTTTGGATCATACGATCCAAGATATCCTTATCCGTTGGAAACGCATGAGCGGTTACAACACAATGTGGTTGCCCGGGACTGACCACGCCGGCATCGCAACTCAATCCGTAGTGGAGCGTGAACTAAAAAAAGAAGGTGGCAAATCTCGCCACGAGCTAGGCCGCGAAGCTTTCGTTGAAAAGGTTTGGGACTGGAAACATCAATATGGTAATCGCATTTATTCTCAAATGCGTCGTTTGGGTGATTCTTGCGATTGGGATCGTGCTGTCTTTACGTTGGATGAAGGCGTTTCTAAAGCCGTTCGCAAGGTATTCGTAACTCTTCACCAAAAGGGTTTGATCTATCGTGGTCAACGCCTGGTGAACTGGTCAGGCCCACTTGAAACTGCGATCTCTGACTTGGAAGTTGAACACAAACAAGTTAAGGGCGCTCTTTACCACATCAACTATCCTCTGGAAGACGGCTCTGGCTTCCTAACAGTTGCGACAACTCGTCCAGAAACAATGCTGGGCGATACGGCTTTGTGCGTTCATCCAGAAGACGAACGTTATAAAGCATTGGTCGGCAAAACTGTGATCGTTCCGTTGATCAATAGAAAGATCAAAATCATCGCTGACACTTATGTTGATAAAGCGTTTGGTTCTGGCGTTGTTAAAATCACTCCAGCTCACGATTTCAACGACTATAAAATCGGTAAAACTCACCACCTTGAATTCATCAACCTTTTGACTAAAAAAGCAGAGATGAATGAAAACGCGGGTCCGTACGCCGGCATGAAAGTGGCAGATGCTCGTAAGAAAGTTGTGGAAGACCTTAAAGAGCAAAACTTGCTCGTTAAAGAAGAACCACATGTTCACTCTGTAGGTCACTGCTCTCGCTCCGGCGCAGTCGTTGAGCCGTTCTTGTCTGAACAGTGGTTCGTTAAGATGGAACAGCTGGCGACTCCTGCTAAACGCGTGGTTGAAAGCGGCACCATCCGCTTTGAACCCGAGTCTTGGACAAAAGTTTACCTTCACTGGTTAAACAATATCGAAGACTGGTGTATCTCTCGCCAATTGTGGTGGGGGCACCGTATTCCAGTTTGGTATTGCAACTCTTGTAACCATCAAACAGTTTCTGAAACTGACGTCACAGCTTGTGAAAAGTGCGGTAAGCACGATCTTCACCAGGACGACGACGTTTTGGATACTTGGTTCTCGTCTGCACTTTGGCCTTTCTCTACAATGGGTTGGCCGAATGAGACTGAAACATTGAAAACGTTCTACCCAACCAGTTACCTGGTAACTGGTCACGATATTATTTTCTTCTGGGTTGCACGTATGATCATGATGGGTCTGGAATTTAAACGTGATGTTCCGTTTAGAACAGTTTACATCCACGGCTTGGTTCGCGACTCTCAGGGCCGCAAGATGTCCAAGTCTTTGGGGAACTCGATCGATCCGGTAGAGATGATTGATAAGCATGGTGCAGATGCCCTGCGCTTTACTTTCTCTGCTCATTTATTCTCGGGTAAAGACTTCAAGTTCAGCGAGCAACGTTTGGAAGGCTACCGCAACTTTATGAATAAGATCTGGAATGCGGCTCGTTTCGCACTTTCAAATCTTTCTGACTTCAAAGCTCCAGCCGAAGGCGTGAAGGCTTTGCCTAACAAAGCGCACATCAGCGTTTTCGATAAATGGATCATCACAAAGCTTGCTGAAGTGACAAAAGAAGTTGAAGAAGCCATGGATCAAGAGAGATTCTCTGATGCATCCATCGCTTTGTATCAGTTCATCTGGAATCAATTCTGTGACTGGTATATCGAATTCACGAAACCAATCATGAACGGCAACAACGCAGAAGAAAAAGCGGCCACTCAATTGGTGATCGCTCAGGTTCTGAACCGTATCATGCGCCTGATTCACCCATTCACTCCATTTATCTCTGAGGAAATTTATCAAAAACTTCCGATCAGAGGCGAAGCTTGTATTGTGGATCAATACCCAACAACTAGTAACGATAAAGAGTTCTTGGCGTTGGCTTCCAATGAATCTGCTTTTGAAATCGATATCGTGAAAGAAGTGATCACAGCAATGCGTAACATCCGTGGGGAAAACCGCATCAGCCCGGCAATCAAATTGAACGTACGCCTGGGCGTTGCCAACGATCAAGTGAAGCAAATCCTGGAAAACAATCGCACAGCTTTGATGACTATGGGCCGCCTGGAAAAAATGGAAATCGGTGCTGAAGGCAATCTGATGAAATGTGCGGTGGCTCCAGTAGCAGTTAAAGATGCCAATGTTAAAGTGATCATTCCGCTTGAAGGTTTGGTTGATTTCGATGAAGAGATCAAACGTATCAACAAAGCGATTGAAAAATTCAACAAAGACATCCAGATCCTTACTGGCAAATTGTCGAATGAAAAATTCGTCGCAAACGCCGACGAAGACGTGATCGCCGCAGACCGCGCGTTACTGGCTCAATCAAAGGTTCAATTGGAATCCTTGAAAGACGCCCTAACTCGTTTCCAATAG
- a CDS encoding porin, with the protein MKKFFIAALATTTAVSAAKAGTLNFDARADYDTSTYTDSALQDSNKFYFKTIRLDYQGKVNEELSMRLRAAYNKNATQTSGSGDNSQTALEFAYLTHKMGDMSLQIGKLGSEYGTLESQTSGADLYLTSQAYTKTGPNGNLQGLWLNTSSLLYVLGAKLAWNMTPDQSLSLVAFKTPDGSTTPTAPPPAATSNAMMEGLIYKGAFMDKNFKVMASYHYGTGTPTKDMYNLYSAGFNWTMGAAWNLEVDYTASDFKRDSTGAKDSIWSAIGKLAYTGWEQWTPRLELISSSEKVETNGTAANNGTNEFMGYGAVLEFKPMADTNFRYHVAYSNTTQKFSDRTAPATNLADAKVDQITIGARMNADFLK; encoded by the coding sequence ATGAAAAAGTTTTTCATCGCCGCTTTGGCAACGACAACAGCTGTATCAGCTGCAAAAGCAGGTACTTTGAATTTTGATGCACGCGCAGACTATGATACGTCGACGTACACGGACTCTGCTCTTCAGGATTCAAACAAATTTTACTTCAAAACTATTCGCTTGGATTACCAAGGAAAAGTTAACGAAGAACTTTCTATGCGCCTACGTGCTGCATACAACAAGAATGCGACACAAACATCGGGTTCGGGTGACAACTCTCAGACAGCACTTGAGTTCGCTTACTTGACCCATAAAATGGGCGACATGTCTTTGCAAATCGGTAAATTGGGTTCTGAGTACGGTACTCTAGAGTCTCAAACTTCTGGCGCAGACTTGTACCTTACTTCTCAAGCCTACACAAAGACTGGTCCAAACGGGAACTTGCAAGGTCTTTGGTTGAATACATCCAGCCTACTATACGTGTTGGGTGCTAAATTGGCTTGGAACATGACTCCAGACCAATCTCTTTCTTTGGTAGCTTTCAAAACTCCAGATGGTTCAACAACACCAACTGCACCTCCTCCAGCTGCAACTTCAAATGCAATGATGGAAGGCCTTATCTATAAAGGTGCTTTCATGGATAAAAACTTTAAAGTAATGGCTTCTTACCACTACGGTACAGGCACACCAACTAAAGACATGTACAACTTGTATTCAGCTGGCTTCAACTGGACAATGGGAGCAGCTTGGAACTTGGAAGTTGATTACACAGCTTCTGACTTCAAGAGAGATTCTACTGGCGCGAAAGATTCTATTTGGTCTGCAATCGGTAAACTTGCTTACACTGGTTGGGAACAATGGACTCCACGCCTAGAGCTAATTTCTTCTTCAGAAAAAGTTGAAACAAACGGCACGGCAGCGAACAATGGTACAAATGAATTCATGGGTTACGGCGCGGTTCTTGAATTCAAACCGATGGCTGATACGAACTTCCGCTACCACGTTGCATACAGCAACACGACTCAGAAGTTCTCTGACAGAACTGCTCCAGCAACGAATTTAGCTGATGCTAAAGTTGACCAAATCACAATCGGCGCTCGTATGAACGCTGACTTCTTGAAATAG